In Hymenobacter sp. DG01, one genomic interval encodes:
- a CDS encoding PAS domain-containing protein has product MRPLDLLSVFNAQPGATLLLSSGWVILGASDDYLAATLTQRDVIVGQYIFEAFPDNPNTPEANAVANVRASLQQVLTTKRPHEMAPQHYDVPDRTQSGRFVERHWQPRHTPVLDAQGEVQFILQSVQDITASHQAERQLRESVAAEQVAHAVAEQQRQRFREVLTQMPAYIAVYQGPDHIYQFVNPAYQSLFPHRSFLGKPFREGIPESIEMGVVALFDQVYRTGKPVYLHEMEGWFDFHGNGQPVQVFLNISLHPLRDVQGHIDGVLDFTYDVSQQVRARQQVEQFNQELETRVQERTLELRASNDELRRTNADLDTFVYTASHDLKAPIINIEGLLLALHEALPDEVQHTEAVAELLRMLQDTVGRFRFTITQLTDLVRLQQSQDGPTESVALEPLLTSVCHDLATEIQAAGATVHVHVPADLRVTFIPANLRSIAYNLLSNAVKYHAPERPAQVRVRAEQQAGAVTLAVQDNGLGLDQTQQGRLFQVFQRLHTHVEGAGVGLYMIKRLIENGGAAINVSSEPGVGTTFTVTFRA; this is encoded by the coding sequence ATGCGTCCTCTCGACTTGCTGTCTGTCTTTAACGCCCAGCCCGGCGCGACCCTGTTGCTATCCTCGGGCTGGGTGATACTGGGTGCCAGCGACGACTACTTGGCCGCTACCCTGACCCAGCGGGATGTGATTGTGGGGCAATATATTTTCGAGGCTTTTCCTGACAACCCCAACACACCCGAGGCCAACGCCGTGGCGAACGTGCGCGCCTCCCTGCAGCAGGTGCTGACCACCAAACGGCCGCACGAAATGGCGCCGCAGCACTACGATGTGCCTGACCGCACGCAGTCGGGCCGATTTGTTGAGCGCCACTGGCAGCCGCGCCATACGCCCGTGCTCGATGCGCAGGGGGAAGTGCAGTTCATCCTGCAATCCGTGCAAGACATCACTGCCAGCCATCAGGCCGAACGGCAGCTGCGGGAGAGCGTGGCCGCCGAGCAAGTGGCCCATGCCGTGGCCGAGCAGCAGCGCCAACGCTTTCGCGAGGTGCTCACGCAGATGCCCGCCTACATTGCCGTCTACCAGGGGCCGGACCACATCTACCAGTTCGTCAACCCCGCCTACCAGAGCCTGTTTCCGCACCGCTCCTTCCTAGGAAAGCCGTTTCGCGAGGGAATCCCAGAGTCCATTGAAATGGGAGTAGTCGCCTTGTTTGACCAAGTGTATAGGACCGGGAAGCCCGTTTACCTGCACGAAATGGAAGGCTGGTTTGACTTTCACGGCAACGGGCAACCAGTGCAGGTCTTTCTTAACATCTCCCTGCACCCGCTGCGCGACGTGCAAGGCCACATTGATGGCGTACTGGACTTCACGTACGACGTGAGCCAGCAGGTGCGCGCCCGCCAGCAAGTCGAACAGTTCAACCAGGAGTTGGAAACCCGCGTGCAGGAACGCACCCTGGAATTACGCGCCAGCAACGACGAGCTGCGGCGCACCAACGCGGACCTGGACACTTTTGTCTACACGGCCTCGCACGACCTTAAAGCGCCGATTATCAACATTGAGGGCCTGTTGCTGGCCCTGCACGAGGCGTTGCCGGACGAGGTGCAACATACGGAAGCGGTGGCGGAGCTGCTGCGTATGCTGCAGGACACGGTCGGCCGCTTCCGCTTCACCATTACCCAGCTCACCGATCTGGTGCGCTTGCAGCAGAGCCAGGATGGCCCGACCGAATCGGTGGCGTTGGAGCCCCTGCTGACGTCGGTCTGCCACGACCTGGCCACCGAGATCCAGGCGGCCGGGGCCACTGTGCACGTGCACGTACCGGCCGACCTACGGGTCACTTTCATCCCGGCCAACCTGCGCTCCATTGCCTACAACTTGCTTAGCAACGCCGTGAAATACCACGCGCCGGAGCGGCCGGCCCAGGTCCGGGTGCGGGCCGAGCAGCAAGCCGGCGCGGTAACGCTGGCCGTGCAAGATAATGGCCTTGGGTTGGACCAGACGCAGCAAGGGCGCTTATTCCAGGTATTTCAACGCCTGCACACCCACGTCGAAGGGGCAGGCGTCGGCCTCTACATGATTAAGCGCTTGATTGAGAATGGGGGTGCCGCCATTAACGTAAGCAGCGAGCCCGGCGTGGGTACCACGTTCACCGTGACGTTCCGTGCCTAG